The Swingsia samuiensis genome contains the following window.
CAGTTCGAAGCCGGTCGATCCGAGGTTGGCGCGAAAGGCGTGGTTAGAGATGCGGCAGTCCATGAACGCGTCTGCCATGAAATTCAGGAATGGTTTTCCGCTCTCCCAGATTGGGAAGTATTAGGTATTGAGCCAAGCCCCATCACAGGGCCTGAAGGCAACCGTGAATTCCTGATTGCCGCCCGGCGTAAAAACTAAAGTGTTATAATCCTAGATCCGTTAACCCCGGATGGTCACTCGGTCTCACATGCCCTTGCCATAAAAAGAGGCGGTCTCTTGATTCTATTGACACATCGTTAATACTTGCATGGCGTTCCTCCATGAGACCTTCCGCATTAAATTGCCAGTTTTCATTCCCATAAGATCGCCACCAACGCCCGTTTACGTCGTGCCATTCATAAGCAAAACGCACTGCGATACGATGATCCTGAAACGACCATAGCTCTTTAATAAGTTTATACGATTTTTCCTGCTCCCACTTTTGCATCAAAAAATGAATTATTGCAGAATGGCCCTGTAAAAAATGGCTCCTGTTCCTCCAGCGGCTATCCTGCGTATAGGCTTGAGCAATCTGCTGCGGGACTTGCTGATTCCATAAATCTTCAGCGGCTCTTACCTTTGCTTGTGCTGCTTCTAAATCAAAAGGCGGTATCAGTTTTTGATCGCTCATAAAATTACCCTCAAAAATAGATGATTATTATAAAATCCAATATATTTTCATAATAATCCTACCATCACTTAATTTTCCTTGGAAATGTGATCCTTCTCCGTGCTATGGCTCCGCGCGCCATGACCGTGCTCAAACATCCCGACACTCCCCCACGTATCAACTCAATTGAAGCTGATTCGCTTAATACTCAAGAACGTGAGCGTATCCACGCGAAATCCGCGTTATTTGCTCCTCCGGAAGCCAAGCTGGCTGATGGCCGGCGTGATCTTGTCGGCCTATCCCGTGAAGAGCTGACAGAACTTCTGGTTGACATTGGAGAGAAGCCTTTCCGGGCCAAACAACTTTGGCACTGGATTTATCATCAAGGGGCCACTGACTTCTCGAAGATGAGCACAATTGCCAAGCCTCTTCAAACAAAGCTTGCAGAACATTTCATTGTCGGCCGCCCCAGCACAACACTGGAACAAACATCCGTCGACGAAACACGCAAATTCCTTTTCCGCTTCCGGGATGATCAGGAAGCAGAAACCGTTTATATCCCCGATCGTCGCGAAGACCGTGGGGCGGTGTGTATTTCATCACAAGTGGGCTGCACGCTTTCCTGTACCTTTTGCCATACGGGAACGCAAAAGCTCGTTCGCAATTTAGGATCGGCTGAAATTGTCGGGCAATTCATGGCCGCACGTGACAGCTATAACGAATGGCCAAGCCCCACGGGGGATACTCCTCGCCTTCTCTCCACAATCGTGTTGATGGGCATGGGCGAACCTCTCTATAATTATGAGAACGTTGCCAAGGCCATGCGCATCATCATGGATGGTGATGGTATTGCCCTCTCCCGGCGCAGAATTACCCTCTCTACCTCAGGCGTTGTTCCTATGATGGATCGCTGTGGAGATGAACTTGGCATTAACCTTGCCATCTCCCTCCATGCTGTCACCAATGAGCTACGGGATAAGATTGTCCCTCTCAACCGTAAGTACCCTATCGAAGAACTGATGGCGGCCTGTAAGCGTTACCCGGCTGCTTCCAACTCTCGGCGCATTACCTTTGAGTACATTATGCTTCGTGATGTGAATGATAGCGAAGCCGATGCACGCGAACTCGTCCGGTTGATTAAAGATTTGCCCGCCAAAGTGAACCTTATCCCCTTCAATCCTTGGCCTGGTTCTGACTTCCGTCCATCCACAAAAGAGCAACTCGCAAAGTTTGCCAAAATTGTTATGGACGCTGGGTTTTCTTCACCTATTCGTACACCACGAGGGCGAGATATTCTGGCTGCATGCGGACAACTCAAAACCGAAAGCGAGCGCCAGCGTAAAAGTCTATAAGAGCAGACTTTCCTTTCTTTGAAAGGGAATGCTACAAGTCCCTTTTTTTATACCAATAATCGTTCTCTAACTTTTAAGGATACAAACACATGAGCACCCATCAGGATGTCAAGAAAGTTGTGCTGGCCTATTCTGGCGGCCTAGACACTTCGGTCATCCTGCGATGGCTGCAAAAAACATATAACTGTGAAGTGGTAACTTTCACAGCGGATCTGGGCCAAGGTGAAGAATTAGAGCCTGCCCGTAAAAAAGCAGAAATGTTTGGCGTTAAGGAGATCTTTGTCGATGATCTACGCGAAACTTTCGTTAAAGACTATGTCTTCCCAATGTTCCGGGCGAACACTGTTTACGAAGGCCAATATCTTCTTGGAACCTCTATTGCTCGTCCCCTAATCTCCAAGCGTCAGATTGAAATTGCTGAAGCTGTTGGAGCAGATGCCGTTGCACACGGTGCCACAGGAAAAGGGAATGATCAGGTCCGCTTTGAGCTCAGCTATTATGCTTTAAAGCCTGATGTAAAGGTCATCGCTCCGTGGCGTGAATGGGATTTGACCTCCCGCACTAAACTTTTGGCCTTTGCTGAAGAAAATCAGATCCCAGTAACCAAAGATAAACGTGGAGAAGCTCCCTTCTCTGTGGATGCGAACCTTCTGCATTCCTCTTCTGAAGGAAAAATTCTGGAAAACCCAGCAGAAGCCCCTGATGAAATTGTCTTCCAACGCACAATTTCTCCAGAAGCGGCTCCAGATAAAGCAACTGAAATTAGCATTGATTTCGTCGAAGGGGACCCTGTAGCAATTAATGGCGTTGCTATGAGCCCCGCCACTCTTCTGGCTCGTCTGAATGAACTTGGACGTGACAACGGAATTGGTCGGTTAGATATCGTTGAGAACCGATTTGTTGGTATGAAATCCCGTGGTATTTACGAAACACCAGGTGGAACCATTCTGCTTGCCGCTCACCGGGCAATGGAAAGCATTACACTTGACCGGGAAGCTGCTCACCTTAAAGACAGCATCATGCCACGCTATGCTGAGTTGATTTATAACGGTTTCTGGTTCTCTCCAGAACGCCGTATGCTGCAAGCTCTTATCGACACAAGCCAACATTCCGTCACAGGCCGTGTCCGTATGAAACTCTATAAAGGCAATGTCGTTTGTGTAGGACGCGAGAGCCCCAATAGCCTTTATGATGCACGCGTTGTCACCTTTGAAGACGATGAAGGCGCCTATAACCAACAAGACGCTCAAGGCTTTATCAAGCTAAATGCTTTGCGTCTGCGGATTGGAGGGCAAATTGGCCGACGTGGTGGTGCGCTTTAAAATGAGGGAATATATGAAACGTTTATTTCGTCTTACCCCTGCATTAGCTCTTTGTAGCCTCTTTGCATTGACAGAAACAGGGTGTGCTCATGATCACGACGCACCCGAAATTTCTGCAGATCAATTCATGAAAAAAGTCCAATCTGAGCCGGGCGTTAAAACTCTTCCAGATGGACTAGCTTATAAAGTGCTTAAGTCTGGCCCCAAGGACGGGGATAGTCCTCACCGTGGATCCACTGTTATGGTGATTTATGAAGGACGTCTTCCAGACGGAGGGATCTTCGACAGTTCTGACCAGCATGGTAATGGCACCTATATGGAAATGCCTCTGGATGGACTTGTAGAAGGCTGGCTTGAAGCTCTTCCTATGATGCACGTTGGAGACGAGTGGATGCTTTACCTTCCACCGAAGCTGGCGTACGGCAATCGTTCTATGGGTATTATTCCTCCAAACAGTCCACTGATATTTAAAATTAGACTGCTTGGTGTCAATAACGGCCCTACAGCAAACTAATATAAACTACCCTCCCTCCCGAGAGATAAGCCATAGTTATTATCTCGGGAGGCTCCAATGTCGATCACAACGAGCCTGATACATTTCCTGATCCCCTGTTTGCAGTCTCTGACCTGTCTCCAGTATCTTTGCTGTCCAAGACGCAGGATGGGAGCACACTGAACATTCAGCCTTCAAATGCACAACGTCATCAGCAATACATGATAAGTCCCGTACTACGGAAAAAGGCTTCCTCTGGTAGTCCGTATCAAGACCAGCGACCGCTATAAATCCTCCAGAATTTTTAAAACTCTCTAACTCAGCAATAATATTCCCCTGATAATAGGGTGCTGTCATAAACTGAAACTCATCCAATATAATTTCGGAAGAATAACGCGCTATATCTGGCCATTTTGTAATAGAAAGTGCCTTTTTCTGGATCCCATTTCGACTGGCCAA
Protein-coding sequences here:
- a CDS encoding nuclear transport factor 2 family protein is translated as MSDQKLIPPFDLEAAQAKVRAAEDLWNQQVPQQIAQAYTQDSRWRNRSHFLQGHSAIIHFLMQKWEQEKSYKLIKELWSFQDHRIAVRFAYEWHDVNGRWWRSYGNENWQFNAEGLMEERHASINDVSIESRDRLFLWQGHVRPSDHPGLTDLGL
- the rlmN gene encoding 23S rRNA (adenine(2503)-C(2))-methyltransferase RlmN codes for the protein MTVLKHPDTPPRINSIEADSLNTQERERIHAKSALFAPPEAKLADGRRDLVGLSREELTELLVDIGEKPFRAKQLWHWIYHQGATDFSKMSTIAKPLQTKLAEHFIVGRPSTTLEQTSVDETRKFLFRFRDDQEAETVYIPDRREDRGAVCISSQVGCTLSCTFCHTGTQKLVRNLGSAEIVGQFMAARDSYNEWPSPTGDTPRLLSTIVLMGMGEPLYNYENVAKAMRIIMDGDGIALSRRRITLSTSGVVPMMDRCGDELGINLAISLHAVTNELRDKIVPLNRKYPIEELMAACKRYPAASNSRRITFEYIMLRDVNDSEADARELVRLIKDLPAKVNLIPFNPWPGSDFRPSTKEQLAKFAKIVMDAGFSSPIRTPRGRDILAACGQLKTESERQRKSL
- a CDS encoding argininosuccinate synthase codes for the protein MSTHQDVKKVVLAYSGGLDTSVILRWLQKTYNCEVVTFTADLGQGEELEPARKKAEMFGVKEIFVDDLRETFVKDYVFPMFRANTVYEGQYLLGTSIARPLISKRQIEIAEAVGADAVAHGATGKGNDQVRFELSYYALKPDVKVIAPWREWDLTSRTKLLAFAEENQIPVTKDKRGEAPFSVDANLLHSSSEGKILENPAEAPDEIVFQRTISPEAAPDKATEISIDFVEGDPVAINGVAMSPATLLARLNELGRDNGIGRLDIVENRFVGMKSRGIYETPGGTILLAAHRAMESITLDREAAHLKDSIMPRYAELIYNGFWFSPERRMLQALIDTSQHSVTGRVRMKLYKGNVVCVGRESPNSLYDARVVTFEDDEGAYNQQDAQGFIKLNALRLRIGGQIGRRGGAL
- a CDS encoding FKBP-type peptidyl-prolyl cis-trans isomerase, producing MKRLFRLTPALALCSLFALTETGCAHDHDAPEISADQFMKKVQSEPGVKTLPDGLAYKVLKSGPKDGDSPHRGSTVMVIYEGRLPDGGIFDSSDQHGNGTYMEMPLDGLVEGWLEALPMMHVGDEWMLYLPPKLAYGNRSMGIIPPNSPLIFKIRLLGVNNGPTAN
- a CDS encoding thymidine kinase, with product MNKKGRLELYVGPMFSGKSAHLLAIAEEYPKALILKPVFDTRDGSFLASRNGIQKKALSITKWPDIARYSSEIILDEFQFMTAPYYQGNIIAELESFKNSGGFIAVAGLDTDYQRKPFSVVRDLSCIADDVVHLKAECSVCSHPASWTAKILETGQRLQTGDQEMYQARCDRHWSLPR